One window of the Strix uralensis isolate ZFMK-TIS-50842 chromosome 3, bStrUra1, whole genome shotgun sequence genome contains the following:
- the ATF3 gene encoding cyclic AMP-dependent transcription factor ATF-3, translating to MMVQHSGQVSALEVSASAIVPTLSPAGSLGFDDFTNLTPLVKEELRFAIQNKRQSHRMSSTLDTVTVSERPIETSIMKTEFSPEEDERKKRRRERNKIAAAKCRNKKKEKTECLQKESEKLETINAELKAQIEELKNEKQHLIYMLNLHRPTCIVRAQNGRTPEDERNLFIQQIKEGTLQG from the exons ATGATGGTCCAACACTCAGGCCAGGTATCTGCATTGGAAGTCAGCGCCTCCGCAATTGTTCCCACTTTGTCCCCTGCAGGGTCACTGGGGTTTGATGATTTCACAAATTTGACCCCACTGGTGAAAGAGGAACTGAGGTTCGCCATTCAGAATAAGCGTCAGTCCCACAGGATGTCTTCTACATTGGACACGGTGACAGTTTCTGAAAGGCCAATTGAAACATCAATCATGAAAACAGAG TTTTCTCCCGaagaggatgaaagaaaaaagcgAAGAAGGGAAAGGAATAAAATTGCTGCTGCAAAGTGCcgaaacaaaaagaaggaaaaaacagaatgttTGCAGAAA GAATCAGAAAAGCTGGAAACTATCAATGCAGAATTAAAAGCCCAGATCGAAGAGCTAAAGAATGAGAAGCAGCATTTGATATACATGCTAAATCTTCACAGGCCCACTTGTATAGTTCGGGCACAAAACGGAAGGACACCTGAAGATGAAAGGAATCTTTTTATTCAACAGATCAAAGAAGGCACATTACAAGGTTAA